The following are from one region of the Trichoderma breve strain T069 chromosome 5, whole genome shotgun sequence genome:
- a CDS encoding histone chaperone domain CHZ domain-containing protein, with the protein MSDGVTNPHGEDSFAESKGKGKAVQDEVPHDTAMDEDDDEDDDDDEDEDENAEPEEDGLEEIDLNNIVEGGRRTRGAQIDYARAAEQTPMEDDDEDEDDEDFQPAHEDTEMDG; encoded by the exons ATGTCTGACGGAGTCACCAACCCTCACGGCGAGGATTCCTTTGCTGagagcaagggcaagggaaagGCTGTTCAGGACGAAGTTCCTCACGACACCGCcatggatgaggatgacgatgaggacgacgatgacgatgaggatgaggatgag AATGCTGAGCCAG AAGAGGACGGCTTGGAAGAAATTGACCTGAACAACATTGTCGAGGGTGGACGCCGCACTCGCGGTGCCCAGATTGACTACGCCAGGGCCGCTGAGCAGACCCCCAtggaggacgacgacgaggatgaggatgacgaggacttCCAGCCCGCCCACGAGGACACCGAGATGGACGGTTAA
- a CDS encoding membrane fusion protein use1 domain-containing protein: MSQRFGASSLHQRDSRSMLFAGYNGGDQSQRTRPSPSPSPNAGVGGGYGYSSYGGYSPSMGNGYGDAGSPSNSYRTATPNKKGQYSDAVLNELESQNDEQVSGILGKVRVLKDMTAAIGDEIRESTALAEKMNDTFDSTRMRLRGTMNRMLIMAQRSGVSWKWWLLFFFAVAMLFIYVWLF, from the exons ATGTCGCAAAG ATTCGGAGCCTCGTCACTTCACCAGCGCGACTCCCGCAGCATGCTCTTTGCGGGATACAACGGCGGCGATCAGTCACAGCGAACGAGACCCAGTCCGTCTCCCTCGCCCAACGCCGGCGTAGGAGGAGGCTACGGATACAGCAGCTATGGGGGATACTCTCCTTCAATGGGCAATGGCTACGGCGACGCCGGGTCGCCCTCTAACTCGTACCGAACTGCGACGCCCAACAAGAAGGGGCAGTACAGCGACGCGGTGCTGAACGAGCTGGAGAGCCAAAACGACGAGCAGGTTTCGGGCATCTTGGGAAAAGTCAGGGTCCTCAAAGAC ATGACGGCTGCCATCGGCGACGAAATTCGCGAATCCACCGCCCTCGCCGAGAAGATGAACGACACCTTTGACTCGACGCGCATGCGCCTCCGCGGCACCATGAACCGCATGCTCATCATGGCCCAGCGCAGCGGCGTCAGCTGGAAGTGgtggctgctcttcttctttgccgtcGCCATGCTCTTCATATACGTCTGGCTGTTCTAA
- a CDS encoding apc15p protein domain-containing protein, whose protein sequence is MFATLPDFTPRDSHTLWYSSSRNPFIPPGPVDSLHADPNNGHHGPTHSRQRGQMLERTQLARLAADEHKMQRRRMNVQNFGSTWLKPPGVPKTLHQMREEKREQEEHQEAMRREQLAQELAEAEGGGTMDDGMMDDVQLDGAQDLDDEIPDADDGFDPSSDDSEDDENEDEENEEDDDDEEAVREAEADDQALREALEHARMRMTDDAFREALIRGDPEADGSVYGDGEELEDEDREQILDEDDFGYDGNLDDGMAGDMDADLDEDIPEAEDGGYEHTDSEADISSITRVGERQSYEDEDVDVNVDEDEEGEGDTTDTHDLSFMPARATPLAAPASPTLPRHSGFRTGPRPSIDLSALLSQDESSIMMMESSPAVMMRRRPGQRK, encoded by the exons ATGTTTGCGACACTCCCAGATTTTACGCCGCGAGAT TCGCACACTCTGTGGTACTCGTCTTCTAGGAATCCCTTCATCCCCCCAGGCCCTGTCGATAGCCTACATGCAGATCCGAATAATGGCCACCATGGACCGACGCATTCGCGCCAGCGCGGGCAGATGCTGGAGCGAACGCAGCTTGCGCGCCTTGCCGCAGATGAGCATAAGATGCAGCGACGCCGAATGAATGTGCAGAACTTTGGCAGCACTTGGCTAAAACCTCCTGGAGTACCTAAGACCTTGCACCAGATGCGGGAGGAGAAGCgtgaacaagaagagcaCCAGGAAGCTATGCGACGAGAGCAACTTGCTCAGGAGCTGGCGGAAGCCGAGGGTGGTGGCACGATGGATGACGGCATGATGGATGACGTACAGCTCGATGGGGCACAAGATCTAGATGACGAAATTCCAGATGCAGACGACGGCTTTGATCCAAGCAGCGACGATAgcgaggatgatgaaaacgaagacgaggagaatgaagaagatgatgatgacgaagaggcagtaagagaagcagaggcagATGACCAAGCTCTACGAGAGGCATTGGAGCATGCCCGAATGAGAATGACGGACGATGCGTTCCGGGAAGCCCTTATCCGCGGTGACCCGGAAGCGGATGGCAGCGTATACGGCGATGGTGAAGAattggaagacgaggatCGAGAACAGATACTCGATGAGGATGACTTTGGCTACGATGGGAACCTGGACGATGGCATGGCAGGTGACATGGATGCCGATCTCGATGAGGATATCCCCGAGGCTGAGGACGGCGGGTACGAGCACACCGACTCTGAGGCTgatatcagcagcatcacccGGGTTGGAGAGCGACAGAGCtatgaagacgaagatgtGGACGTGAATGtagacgaggatgaagaaggtgAAGGTGATACCACCGACACACACGACCTCAGCTTCATGCCGGCGCGCGCTACACCCCTCGCAGCCCCTGCGTCCCCCACGTTGCCGCGCCATTCGGGCTTCCGCACGGGTCCCCGCCCAAGCATCGATCTGAGTGCATTGCTGTCGCAGGACGAGAGCAGcatcatgatgatggaaagtAGCCCtgcggtgatgatgaggagaaggccaGGTCAGAGGAAGTAG